A genomic segment from Yimella sp. cx-51 encodes:
- a CDS encoding SLC13 family permease, which yields MADLLERIGPVIGFLLALTIVAEIAQRAGVFDVAAHRAARAARGSVLRLWLLIVLLATASTIVLSLDTTAVLLTPVVLTVARQASIPPVAFALTTVWLANTASLLLPVSNLTNLLALHSFSHIPSHPSYVSTMWRPALAAIVATVVVAGLIHRRTLRGRFTTTAPAAPHDRVLLVVSAVVCCALAPLFISGIPPVYPAAAAALVLLVVLAVRDRAFLTEIKLPWLTVAAVVVLFVAVDYAGRRGLTDAIGTLTGHGGGVFELLRLSGTSALLANVGNNLPAYLAIEPVTGSLDRHAALLVGVNAGPIVTIWGSVATLLWRDRCRRAGVQVRLGTFTWQSLLIAVAAVVAATLAL from the coding sequence GTGGCTGATCTGCTGGAGCGAATAGGGCCGGTCATTGGCTTCTTGTTGGCGCTGACCATCGTGGCCGAGATCGCGCAACGGGCCGGAGTCTTCGACGTCGCTGCCCACAGGGCGGCCCGCGCCGCTCGGGGCAGCGTGCTGCGGTTGTGGTTGCTTATCGTGCTGCTGGCCACGGCGTCGACCATCGTGCTGAGCCTCGACACCACCGCGGTGTTGCTCACTCCGGTGGTGCTTACCGTCGCCCGACAGGCCAGCATTCCACCGGTCGCCTTCGCGCTCACGACGGTCTGGCTGGCCAACACTGCGTCGCTGCTGCTGCCCGTCTCCAACCTGACCAATCTGCTTGCCCTGCACAGCTTCTCGCACATTCCGTCGCACCCGTCGTATGTCTCGACGATGTGGCGACCTGCACTCGCTGCGATCGTCGCCACAGTTGTCGTCGCCGGGCTAATCCACCGGCGCACCCTGCGCGGGCGTTTCACGACCACTGCCCCCGCCGCCCCCCATGACCGCGTGCTGCTGGTGGTGTCAGCGGTCGTGTGCTGTGCGCTGGCGCCGTTGTTCATCTCGGGCATTCCGCCGGTCTACCCGGCCGCGGCCGCCGCGCTCGTGCTGCTGGTTGTCCTCGCGGTGCGCGACCGGGCCTTCCTGACCGAAATCAAGTTGCCGTGGCTGACGGTCGCAGCTGTCGTCGTCCTCTTCGTCGCCGTCGACTACGCCGGACGCCGGGGGCTCACCGACGCGATCGGCACGCTCACCGGGCACGGTGGCGGGGTGTTCGAACTCCTGCGCCTGTCAGGCACATCAGCCCTGCTGGCCAATGTCGGCAACAACCTGCCCGCCTACCTGGCGATCGAACCCGTCACCGGCTCGCTCGACCGTCATGCCGCGCTCCTCGTCGGCGTGAACGCCGGCCCTATCGTCACGATCTGGGGCTCGGTCGCCACGCTGCTGTGGCGCGACCGCTGTCGCCGCGCCGGCGTGCAGGTGCGGTTGGGCACCTTCACCTGGCAGAGCCTGCTGATCGCCGTAGCCGCGGTCGTGGCTGCGACACTCGCGCTCTGA
- the aceE gene encoding pyruvate dehydrogenase (acetyl-transferring), homodimeric type, translating to MSPDPASGPILNGLPSQLPDTDPEETQEWLESLDGIIEGGGKNRARYVMLKLLERARERQVGIPSLTTTDYINTIPPESEPWFPGDEEVERRYRAWLRWNAAIMVHRAQRPEISVGGHISSYASAATLYEVGFNHFFRGKSHPGGGDQVFFQGHASPGMYARAFLEGRLSEDQLDGFRQEKSHFIDGKPFGLPSYPHPRNMPDFWEFPTVSMGIGPMNAIHQAQFNRYLHNRGIKDTSRQRVWAFLGDGEMDEPESRGLLQLAAGEELDNLTFVINCNLQRLDGPVRGNGKIIQELESFLRGAGWNVIKTVWGRGWDPLLASDRDGALVNLMNATSDGDYQTFRANDGAYVRDNFFGRDPRTKAMVADWSDDDIWWRLKRGGHDYRKVYAAYKAATEHHGQPTVILAKTIKGYSLGTHFAGRNATHQMKKLTLDDLKTFRDSLQIPITDAQLEDNPYLPPYYHPGDGDEAIQYMRDRRKQLGGGLPSRRTKTKEIALPAESAYAQAKKGSGKQMVATTMAFVRILKDMMRDKEFGSRIVPIIPDEARTFGMDAFFPTLKIYNPHGQNYKSVDAELMLAYKESEQGQILHTGINEAGSLAAFTAVGSSYATHDEPMIPIYIFYSMFGFQRTGDSIWAAADQMSRGFMIGATAGRTTLTGEGLQHADGHSLLLASTNPAVAAYDPAYAYEIAHIMQDGLQRMYGDDPENLIYYLTVYNEPMQQPKEPEKVDVDGILKGIYKLSEGSSEGLGDDARRVQLLASGVGVPWALEAQQLLKDDWGVVADVWSVTSWGELRRDGLAADEHNFLHQEQEPRIPYITQKLQGAPGPVIATSDWMRSVQDQVRQWVPQEFVSLGADGFGFSDTRPAARRFFHIDGPSMAVRALQMLVERGELDASYPKKAAEKYNLLDVRAGTSGNAGGDA from the coding sequence GTGTCACCTGACCCCGCATCCGGCCCGATCCTCAACGGCCTTCCCAGTCAGCTTCCGGACACCGACCCGGAAGAAACGCAGGAGTGGCTGGAATCCCTGGACGGCATCATCGAGGGCGGCGGCAAGAACCGCGCGCGCTACGTGATGCTGAAGTTGCTGGAACGTGCCCGCGAGCGCCAGGTGGGAATCCCCTCGCTGACGACGACCGACTACATCAACACCATCCCGCCGGAGTCGGAGCCGTGGTTCCCCGGTGACGAAGAGGTCGAGCGCCGCTACCGCGCCTGGCTGCGGTGGAACGCCGCGATCATGGTGCACCGCGCGCAGCGTCCCGAGATCTCGGTCGGCGGACACATCTCGTCCTACGCCTCGGCCGCCACGCTGTACGAAGTGGGCTTCAACCACTTCTTCCGCGGCAAGTCGCACCCCGGCGGCGGTGACCAGGTGTTCTTCCAGGGTCACGCCTCCCCCGGCATGTACGCCCGCGCTTTCCTCGAAGGCCGCCTGTCCGAGGACCAGCTCGACGGCTTCCGCCAGGAGAAATCGCACTTCATCGACGGCAAGCCCTTCGGCCTGCCGTCCTACCCGCACCCCCGGAACATGCCCGACTTCTGGGAGTTCCCGACGGTGTCGATGGGTATCGGCCCGATGAACGCGATCCACCAGGCGCAGTTCAACCGCTACCTGCACAACCGCGGCATCAAGGACACCAGCCGGCAGCGCGTATGGGCCTTCCTCGGTGACGGCGAGATGGACGAGCCGGAGTCGCGCGGTCTGCTGCAGTTGGCAGCGGGTGAGGAGCTCGACAACCTCACCTTCGTCATCAACTGCAACCTGCAGCGCCTCGACGGCCCGGTGCGCGGCAACGGCAAGATCATCCAGGAGTTGGAGTCATTCCTCCGCGGCGCCGGCTGGAATGTCATCAAGACCGTCTGGGGTCGCGGCTGGGATCCGCTGCTCGCCTCCGACCGCGACGGCGCCCTGGTCAACCTCATGAACGCCACCTCCGACGGTGACTACCAGACCTTCCGCGCCAACGACGGCGCGTACGTGCGCGACAACTTCTTCGGACGCGATCCGCGCACCAAGGCGATGGTGGCCGACTGGAGCGACGACGACATCTGGTGGCGCCTGAAGCGCGGTGGTCACGACTATCGCAAGGTGTACGCGGCGTACAAAGCAGCCACCGAGCACCACGGTCAGCCGACGGTCATCCTGGCCAAGACCATCAAGGGCTACAGCCTGGGCACGCACTTCGCCGGTCGTAACGCGACCCACCAGATGAAGAAGCTCACGCTGGACGACCTGAAGACCTTCCGCGACAGCCTGCAGATTCCGATCACGGATGCGCAGCTGGAGGACAACCCCTACCTGCCGCCGTACTACCACCCCGGCGACGGCGACGAGGCGATCCAGTACATGCGGGATCGCCGCAAGCAGCTCGGCGGCGGGCTACCGTCGCGGCGCACCAAGACCAAGGAGATCGCACTCCCGGCGGAGTCGGCGTACGCGCAGGCGAAGAAGGGTTCGGGCAAGCAGATGGTGGCCACGACCATGGCCTTCGTCCGCATCCTGAAGGACATGATGCGCGACAAGGAGTTCGGCAGCCGGATCGTGCCGATCATCCCGGACGAGGCGCGCACCTTCGGTATGGACGCCTTCTTCCCGACGCTGAAGATCTACAACCCGCACGGCCAGAACTACAAATCGGTCGACGCCGAACTGATGCTGGCCTACAAGGAGTCGGAGCAGGGTCAGATCCTGCACACCGGCATCAACGAGGCCGGATCGCTCGCGGCCTTCACCGCGGTCGGTTCTTCGTACGCGACGCACGATGAGCCGATGATCCCCATCTACATCTTCTACTCGATGTTCGGGTTCCAGCGCACGGGCGACAGCATCTGGGCGGCCGCCGACCAGATGAGCCGCGGTTTCATGATCGGGGCCACTGCCGGTCGTACGACGTTGACCGGTGAGGGTCTGCAGCACGCCGACGGTCACAGCCTGCTCCTGGCTTCGACCAACCCGGCGGTTGCGGCCTACGACCCGGCGTACGCCTACGAGATCGCGCACATCATGCAGGACGGTCTGCAGCGGATGTACGGGGACGACCCCGAGAACCTCATCTACTACCTGACCGTCTACAACGAGCCGATGCAGCAGCCGAAGGAGCCGGAGAAGGTCGACGTCGACGGCATCCTCAAGGGCATCTACAAGCTGTCCGAGGGCAGCAGTGAGGGCCTGGGCGACGACGCTCGCCGCGTGCAGTTGCTCGCCTCCGGCGTCGGTGTGCCGTGGGCGCTGGAAGCCCAGCAGTTGTTGAAGGACGACTGGGGCGTCGTGGCCGACGTCTGGTCGGTGACCTCGTGGGGCGAACTGCGCCGCGACGGCCTCGCTGCCGACGAGCACAACTTCCTGCACCAGGAGCAAGAGCCGCGGATTCCGTACATCACCCAGAAGCTGCAGGGTGCCCCCGGACCGGTGATCGCCACGTCCGACTGGATGCGTTCGGTGCAGGACCAGGTGCGCCAGTGGGTGCCGCAGGAGTTCGTGTCGCTCGGCGCCGACGGTTTCGGATTCTCCGACACCCGTCCGGCCGCGCGTCGCTTCTTCCACATCGACGGCCCGTCGATGGCGGTGCGCGCGTTGCAGATGTTGGTCGAGCGCGGCGAGCTCGACGCGAGCTACCCCAAGAAGGCTGCGGAGAAGTACAACCTGCTGGACGTGCGGGCCGGCACCTCCGGCAACGCGGGCGGAGACGCCTGA
- a CDS encoding DUF3052 domain-containing protein: MAKDATGGTWANKVGFTEGQVVLEIGWDEDVDDGLREAVEEVIGSALEEDQFDGVVDAVLLWWRDGDGDLIDDCVDALTFLADKGFVVVLVPQVGHPEHVEAAEIQEAADTVGLKASSTAKAGEWIATKLVQGGHAKQR; the protein is encoded by the coding sequence ATGGCAAAGGACGCAACTGGGGGCACCTGGGCGAACAAGGTCGGCTTCACCGAAGGTCAGGTCGTGCTCGAAATCGGCTGGGACGAGGACGTCGACGACGGCCTCCGCGAAGCTGTCGAGGAGGTCATCGGCTCGGCTCTGGAGGAAGACCAGTTCGACGGAGTCGTCGATGCAGTCCTGCTGTGGTGGCGCGACGGTGACGGCGACCTGATCGACGACTGCGTCGACGCGCTCACGTTCCTGGCCGACAAAGGCTTCGTCGTCGTGCTCGTGCCGCAGGTCGGCCATCCCGAACACGTCGAGGCCGCCGAGATCCAGGAAGCCGCTGACACCGTGGGGTTGAAGGCGAGCTCGACGGCCAAGGCCGGCGAGTGGATCGCCACCAAGCTCGTGCAGGGCGGCCACGCAAAACAGCGTTGA
- a CDS encoding bifunctional RNase H/acid phosphatase: MGRSLVVEADGGSRGNPGVAGYGALVRDAESGEVLARRAAPLGKASNNVAEYSGLIAGLAAAVQIDPAARIEVRMDSKLVIEQMAGRWKIKHEDMKRLALQAQEIVRALKVAGGSVDWGWIPRDKNKDADALSNDGMDGRTIMQNLWETTGSDAFDADDAGAGESADEGVAGRAAAPDPADAPGAAADAEAAVPPPPSKAPTRILLVRHGVTDFTVEGRLDGRGGPNPDLNEQGRAQAKAVAAGIRAKVGDRQVRFVASDLSRAQDTIRHAAEAAGVELHIDPDWDEQNFGSWDGELVRDLVQHQDFRRLRDDETYAAPGGGETHAELVERVREALLRTIESSPDGGVAVVATHRKPIMVVLADILGLDLAHAWLLAVAPGSFTGIEVWTDGHGSISFVNDTNHLRIPPQQ; encoded by the coding sequence GTGGGTCGCTCACTGGTCGTCGAGGCCGACGGTGGTTCTCGCGGTAATCCTGGGGTTGCCGGCTACGGCGCGCTCGTGCGCGACGCCGAGTCAGGTGAGGTGCTCGCCAGACGGGCTGCACCCTTGGGCAAGGCGAGCAACAACGTCGCGGAGTACTCCGGGCTGATCGCCGGCCTGGCTGCTGCCGTCCAGATCGATCCCGCCGCCCGCATCGAGGTGCGGATGGATTCCAAACTGGTCATCGAACAGATGGCCGGCCGCTGGAAGATCAAGCACGAAGACATGAAACGCCTGGCGCTGCAGGCGCAGGAGATTGTTCGCGCCCTCAAGGTGGCCGGGGGATCGGTCGATTGGGGATGGATCCCGCGGGATAAGAACAAGGACGCTGACGCGCTGTCGAACGACGGCATGGACGGCCGCACGATCATGCAAAACCTCTGGGAGACAACGGGTTCGGATGCCTTTGACGCTGACGACGCAGGTGCTGGTGAGAGCGCAGACGAAGGTGTTGCCGGCAGAGCGGCAGCGCCCGACCCAGCAGATGCACCAGGGGCGGCAGCGGACGCCGAGGCAGCAGTGCCCCCGCCCCCGAGCAAGGCCCCGACGAGGATTCTGTTGGTGCGACACGGCGTCACCGATTTCACCGTCGAGGGCAGGCTGGACGGCCGAGGCGGGCCCAACCCCGACCTGAATGAGCAGGGCAGAGCCCAGGCGAAGGCGGTCGCTGCCGGCATCCGTGCCAAGGTCGGCGACCGGCAGGTGCGCTTCGTCGCGTCCGACCTCTCCCGCGCACAGGACACCATCCGCCACGCGGCCGAAGCGGCGGGCGTGGAACTGCACATCGACCCCGACTGGGACGAGCAGAACTTCGGCTCATGGGACGGCGAACTCGTCCGCGACCTGGTGCAGCACCAGGACTTCCGTCGCCTTCGCGACGACGAGACCTACGCGGCACCCGGTGGCGGCGAGACCCACGCCGAGCTCGTGGAGCGGGTGCGCGAAGCGCTGCTCAGGACGATCGAGAGCAGCCCGGACGGGGGAGTGGCCGTCGTTGCGACGCATCGCAAGCCGATCATGGTGGTGCTCGCCGACATCCTCGGCCTCGACCTGGCACACGCCTGGTTGCTCGCCGTGGCGCCCGGATCGTTCACCGGTATCGAAGTCTGGACCGACGGCCACGGTTCGATCAGCTTCGTGAACGATACGAACCACCTCCGGATCCCGCCCCAGCAGTAG
- a CDS encoding Nif3-like dinuclear metal center hexameric protein, which produces MTAVSTQEESAPTLADVVAVLEEFYPPQTAASWDQVGLVSGDPEQPVHHVRFAVDPTLAVIEAARRDGVDLLVTHHPLLLRGINSVATTSAKGAAVTALVVADLALYCAHTNADLARPGVNDALAAACGLPDDCPPLDEEDGLGRVGELPEPLSLKDFAHKLAATLPPAPVGVRVSGDPDAIVRKIAVLGGAGDDRFEVVRRSGADVYVTADLRHHPAIEAREESRSGPPYLIDAGHWATESLWLAGAADRLRERLAAGGHRVETDICTVRTDPWDFLVAAPTPQGADVES; this is translated from the coding sequence ATGACAGCTGTGAGCACCCAGGAAGAATCCGCGCCGACTCTGGCCGATGTCGTGGCTGTGCTGGAGGAGTTCTATCCGCCGCAGACGGCTGCGTCGTGGGACCAGGTGGGCCTGGTCAGCGGCGACCCGGAGCAGCCCGTGCATCACGTGCGCTTCGCGGTCGACCCCACGCTCGCGGTCATCGAAGCCGCGCGGCGCGACGGCGTCGACCTGCTGGTCACCCACCACCCGCTGCTACTACGCGGCATCAACTCGGTTGCGACCACCTCCGCGAAGGGCGCTGCCGTGACAGCCCTGGTGGTCGCCGACCTTGCGCTCTATTGCGCACACACCAACGCCGACCTCGCACGCCCCGGGGTCAATGACGCATTGGCTGCCGCCTGCGGGCTGCCTGACGATTGCCCTCCGCTGGACGAGGAGGACGGCCTCGGACGAGTCGGAGAACTACCGGAACCGCTGTCGCTCAAGGACTTTGCGCACAAGTTGGCGGCGACACTCCCGCCCGCGCCGGTCGGGGTGCGCGTCAGCGGTGACCCTGACGCGATCGTCCGAAAGATCGCCGTGCTGGGTGGCGCGGGTGACGACCGGTTCGAAGTGGTCCGGCGCAGCGGGGCGGACGTCTACGTGACCGCAGATCTGCGTCACCACCCGGCGATCGAGGCTCGCGAAGAGTCTCGTAGTGGTCCTCCGTACCTCATCGATGCAGGCCACTGGGCCACCGAATCACTGTGGCTGGCTGGCGCCGCCGACCGGTTGCGTGAGCGCCTGGCTGCCGGCGGTCATAGAGTTGAGACCGATATCTGCACAGTGCGCACCGATCCGTGGGACTTCCTGGTCGCGGCGCCGACACCTCAGGGAGCCGACGTTGAAAGCTGA
- a CDS encoding zinc ribbon domain-containing protein, which yields MKADLARQWRMLDLQKLDTRLAQLAHKKRSLPVLAQIETATKQQEELFEEVVLARTAAQDVEREITKAEDAVQLVRDRAARNQQRLDAGQGAPKELQAMQHELETLARRQSALEDEELEVMERAEELRALLARREAQKAEIDERVVSLVSERDVALAEIDVETGEVAAKRDQMAPGLGTELLGLYEKVREQCGGLAAAALTQRRCGGCGLELNATDLARFKNAPEDEILRCDECRRIIVRTSESGL from the coding sequence TTGAAAGCTGATCTGGCCCGACAGTGGCGCATGCTCGACCTGCAGAAGCTGGACACCCGTCTGGCCCAGCTCGCGCACAAGAAGCGCAGCCTGCCGGTGCTCGCCCAGATCGAGACGGCGACCAAGCAGCAGGAGGAGTTGTTCGAGGAGGTCGTCCTCGCTCGCACCGCCGCCCAGGACGTCGAACGCGAGATCACCAAGGCCGAGGACGCCGTGCAACTGGTGCGCGATCGCGCCGCCCGCAACCAGCAACGCCTGGATGCAGGGCAAGGCGCTCCCAAGGAACTGCAGGCGATGCAGCACGAACTGGAGACGTTGGCCCGGCGCCAGTCGGCCCTGGAGGACGAAGAACTTGAAGTGATGGAGCGGGCCGAGGAGCTGCGTGCACTGCTGGCCCGCCGGGAGGCGCAGAAGGCGGAGATCGACGAACGCGTCGTCAGCTTGGTCTCCGAACGCGACGTCGCCCTGGCCGAGATCGACGTGGAGACCGGCGAGGTGGCTGCCAAGCGCGACCAGATGGCCCCGGGGCTCGGCACCGAACTGCTCGGCCTCTACGAGAAGGTGCGTGAGCAGTGTGGTGGCCTCGCCGCTGCCGCGCTGACCCAACGTCGTTGCGGCGGTTGCGGATTGGAGCTGAACGCCACTGATCTCGCACGCTTCAAGAACGCCCCCGAAGACGAGATCCTTCGCTGCGACGAGTGCCGACGCATCATTGTCCGCACGTCCGAATCAGGTCTGTGA
- a CDS encoding O-succinylhomoserine sulfhydrylase: MDEQAFSPDTIAVRAGLSRSGFEETSEALYLTSGFVYDSAEDAEAAFKGDVDRFVYSRYGNPTVAIFEERLRQLEGAEACYATGTGMGAVFTALAALLGAGDRVVAARGLFGSCFVILDEILPRWGVETVFVDGPDLDQWAQALSEPTTAVFFETPSNPMQELVDMRAVSDLAHAAGAQVVVDNVFGTPIFSRPLEHGADIVVYSATKHIDGQGRVLGGAILGPRDFIDGPVQNLLRHTGPSLSPFNAWVLVKGLETMRLRVEQMSRSALEVARTLANHPAVKQVWYPYLESHPQYDLAKRQMGGGGTVVTFKLNGGKSEAFALMNALQIIDISNNLGDSKSLITHPATTTHRGMGEEARLAIGITDGVLRVSVGLEDTGDLVRDLRRALG; this comes from the coding sequence TTGGACGAGCAAGCCTTCTCACCCGACACGATCGCGGTGCGGGCAGGCTTGTCCCGCAGCGGTTTCGAGGAGACCTCTGAGGCTCTCTACCTGACCTCCGGGTTCGTCTACGACAGCGCGGAGGACGCCGAGGCGGCGTTCAAGGGTGACGTCGACCGGTTCGTCTACAGCCGCTACGGCAACCCCACCGTCGCCATTTTCGAGGAGCGACTGCGGCAACTCGAAGGCGCCGAAGCGTGCTACGCCACCGGTACGGGAATGGGTGCGGTGTTCACCGCGCTCGCGGCCTTGTTGGGCGCTGGAGACCGGGTGGTCGCGGCGCGTGGTTTGTTCGGCTCGTGTTTTGTGATCCTCGACGAGATCCTGCCGCGCTGGGGCGTGGAGACCGTCTTCGTCGACGGCCCCGACCTCGACCAGTGGGCGCAAGCTTTGAGCGAGCCCACGACCGCGGTCTTCTTCGAGACGCCGAGCAACCCGATGCAAGAACTGGTCGACATGCGCGCCGTCAGTGATCTGGCGCACGCAGCCGGCGCACAGGTGGTGGTCGACAACGTCTTCGGCACACCGATCTTCTCGCGGCCGCTGGAGCATGGTGCAGACATCGTGGTCTACTCCGCGACCAAACACATCGACGGTCAGGGCAGGGTGCTCGGTGGCGCGATCCTCGGGCCCCGCGACTTCATCGACGGGCCTGTGCAGAACCTCCTGCGGCACACCGGGCCGTCGTTGTCGCCGTTCAACGCCTGGGTGTTGGTGAAAGGCCTGGAGACCATGCGCCTACGTGTCGAGCAGATGTCTCGATCGGCGCTCGAAGTCGCTCGCACCCTGGCGAATCACCCTGCGGTGAAACAGGTTTGGTATCCCTACCTGGAGTCGCACCCGCAGTACGACCTGGCAAAACGGCAGATGGGCGGCGGCGGCACGGTCGTCACCTTCAAGCTGAATGGTGGCAAGAGCGAAGCCTTCGCGCTGATGAACGCACTTCAGATCATCGACATCTCCAACAACCTCGGTGACTCCAAGTCGCTGATCACCCATCCCGCCACGACGACGCACCGCGGCATGGGCGAGGAAGCCCGCCTGGCGATCGGCATCACCGATGGAGTGCTGCGGGTTTCGGTCGGCCTGGAGGACACCGGCGATCTGGTGCGAGACCTCCGACGCGCTCTCGGCTGA
- a CDS encoding YaaA family protein, whose translation MLVLLPPSESKTPRSRGKVYEPSSVSAPELADARAAVIKAVAAVSDSPDAARVLGVSPNLGDEISRNTRLLTAPAVPVSALYTGVLFDALDLPSLDAAASRRANRWLLVQSALFGALRMKDKVPPYRLSMAVNLPDVGPLAGYWKPLLEEPMTAAAGKGLIVDCRSSTYAAAWTPSGQFAQRWVQIKVPGATHMAKHTRGLVARAICELGLDPRRPHGLADALADRFEVSLEEPAKPGKPWILSATARG comes from the coding sequence GTGCTCGTGCTGCTGCCTCCCTCCGAATCGAAGACTCCGCGATCCCGAGGCAAGGTCTACGAGCCGTCCTCGGTGAGTGCACCCGAACTCGCCGACGCACGCGCCGCGGTGATCAAGGCGGTCGCGGCCGTGAGCGACTCCCCCGACGCAGCACGCGTGCTGGGAGTCAGCCCGAACCTCGGTGACGAGATCTCCCGGAACACCCGTCTGCTGACGGCCCCGGCTGTGCCCGTCAGTGCGCTCTACACCGGGGTGCTGTTCGACGCGCTCGACCTGCCGTCGCTGGATGCCGCTGCTTCTCGTCGCGCGAACCGTTGGTTGCTGGTGCAGTCGGCTCTCTTCGGAGCCCTGCGAATGAAGGACAAGGTGCCGCCCTACCGACTCTCGATGGCGGTCAACCTGCCGGACGTCGGACCGCTGGCCGGCTACTGGAAGCCTTTGTTGGAAGAGCCGATGACTGCCGCAGCGGGCAAGGGATTGATCGTCGACTGCCGCTCGAGCACTTATGCCGCAGCGTGGACGCCGTCCGGGCAGTTCGCGCAGAGGTGGGTGCAGATCAAGGTGCCCGGCGCCACCCACATGGCCAAGCACACACGTGGTCTGGTCGCCCGTGCGATCTGCGAGTTGGGCCTTGACCCCCGCAGGCCGCACGGTCTGGCCGACGCACTCGCCGATCGCTTCGAGGTCTCGCTCGAGGAGCCCGCCAAGCCCGGCAAACCCTGGATTCTGTCTGCCACCGCGCGTGGCTGA
- a CDS encoding peroxiredoxin, whose product MTSAKQVGEQAPAFTAKDQNGQEQTLTSLIADKAVLVVFYPFAFSGICTGELCSIRDDLSRFVNDKVQVVGISCDPMFTQAAWAKDQGYDFPLLSDFWPHGSIAQDYGVFNEDAGMAIRGTFLIDTSGTIVWSQVNGPGEARDFAGFDEAVAKL is encoded by the coding sequence ATGACCTCTGCCAAGCAGGTCGGCGAGCAAGCTCCGGCGTTCACCGCCAAGGACCAGAACGGTCAGGAGCAGACGCTCACCTCACTCATCGCCGACAAGGCCGTGCTCGTGGTGTTCTACCCGTTCGCGTTCTCCGGCATCTGCACCGGCGAACTCTGCTCCATCCGCGACGACCTCTCTCGCTTCGTCAACGACAAGGTGCAGGTCGTCGGCATCTCCTGCGACCCGATGTTCACCCAGGCGGCCTGGGCCAAGGACCAGGGCTACGACTTCCCGCTGCTGTCGGACTTCTGGCCCCACGGCTCGATCGCCCAGGACTACGGAGTGTTCAACGAGGACGCCGGCATGGCCATCCGCGGCACCTTCCTGATCGACACCAGCGGCACGATCGTCTGGTCGCAGGTGAACGGCCCGGGCGAGGCCCGCGACTTCGCCGGTTTCGACGAGGCCGTCGCCAAGCTGTAA